The Bradyrhizobium sp. WBAH42 genome includes a window with the following:
- a CDS encoding YraN family protein — protein MAKTETPAEPKVASPERVAAFQTGISAESRAAAYLMAKGYRILAKRYRTPHGEIDIVARRRNLIAFVEVKARATLDDAAFAVTPRQQQRIIDAAQGWLAAHPEHAEFELRFDAMLIAPRSLPRHVLAAFDAST, from the coding sequence ATGGCGAAGACTGAGACTCCTGCGGAGCCAAAGGTCGCCTCGCCGGAGCGCGTCGCGGCGTTCCAGACGGGGATTTCCGCGGAGAGCCGCGCCGCCGCCTATCTGATGGCCAAGGGCTACCGCATTCTCGCCAAACGTTACCGCACGCCGCATGGCGAGATCGACATCGTGGCGCGGCGCCGCAACCTGATCGCCTTCGTCGAGGTCAAGGCACGCGCCACGCTGGACGATGCCGCCTTTGCCGTGACGCCGCGCCAGCAGCAGCGCATCATCGACGCCGCCCAAGGCTGGCTCGCAGCGCATCCCGAGCATGCCGAATTTGAATTGCGATTCGACGCCATGCTGATTGCGCCGCGCTCGCTTCCGCGCCATGTGTTGGCGGCATTCGACGCCTCGACCTGA